In the genome of Vibrio sp. NTOU-M3, one region contains:
- a CDS encoding YdcF family protein, giving the protein MRQYLFRHIENLWDYLQMHQQITPADCLFVLCSNDLRVAEYAAQLYTSGFGKKIIFSGGLGRFTEGVFEKSEAETFAAIARDCGVPAGDIILETQSSNTGENVTLTAQKLAEQQLHFDSFLLVQKPFMERRAYATFKQQWPHGEPKIQVTSPTAPFFDYLSDEMHLDMVLTAMLGDFERIKSYPKMGYQIEQTVPDDVESSYQYIRQNYPCEA; this is encoded by the coding sequence ATGCGTCAGTACCTCTTTCGTCACATTGAAAACCTTTGGGACTACCTTCAAATGCATCAGCAAATCACCCCCGCTGATTGCTTATTTGTTTTATGCAGCAATGATTTACGCGTCGCGGAATACGCAGCCCAACTTTACACCAGTGGATTCGGGAAAAAGATCATTTTTTCAGGTGGCCTAGGCCGATTCACAGAGGGGGTATTTGAAAAATCAGAGGCAGAAACCTTCGCAGCCATTGCAAGAGATTGCGGTGTGCCGGCTGGCGATATAATCCTTGAGACTCAGTCATCCAATACGGGTGAAAATGTTACACTCACCGCTCAAAAGCTTGCAGAGCAGCAACTTCACTTTGATTCTTTTCTACTGGTTCAAAAGCCATTTATGGAGCGCCGTGCTTACGCCACCTTCAAGCAGCAGTGGCCACATGGTGAGCCGAAAATACAGGTCACCTCACCAACAGCCCCATTCTTTGATTATCTAAGTGACGAGATGCATCTAGATATGGTGTTAACGGCTATGCTGGGTGATTTTGAACGCATCAAAAGCTATCCAAAAATGGGATATCAAATTGAGCAAACGGTTCCAGATGATGTCGAGTCTTCATATCAATACATTCGACAGAACTATCCCTGTGAAGCGTAA
- the serS gene encoding serine--tRNA ligase, translating into MLDSKLLRTELDETAVKLARRGFKLDVETIRTLEEQRKSIQVEVENLQSTRNSISKQIGQKMAAGDKEGAEEIKKQIGTLGSDLDAKKVELDAVMAKLEEITLSVPNLPADDVPDGKDEDDNVEISRWGEPKTYDFELKDHVDLGEMGGGLDFASATKITGARFIVMKGQFARLHRAIAQFMLDLHTEEHGYSEMYVPYLVNSDSLFGTGQLPKFGKDLFHTEPLEEKVNDEEPRKLSLIPTAEVPVTNMVRDTISDEADLPLKMTAHTPCFRSEAGSYGRDTRGLIRMHQFDKVELVQITRPEDSMDALEELTGHAEKVLQLLELPYRKVVLCTGDMGFGARKTYDLEVWVPAQETYREISSCSNMWDFQARRMQARFRRKGEKKPELVHTLNGSGLAVGRTMVAILENNQEADGRIAIPAVLQKYMAGATHIG; encoded by the coding sequence ATGCTGGATTCTAAATTACTTCGTACAGAGCTGGATGAAACAGCTGTAAAACTGGCACGTCGTGGCTTTAAGCTAGACGTAGAGACAATCCGTACACTTGAAGAACAACGTAAGTCCATTCAAGTAGAAGTTGAAAATTTACAATCCACGCGTAACTCCATTTCCAAGCAAATTGGCCAGAAAATGGCTGCTGGTGATAAAGAAGGCGCTGAAGAGATCAAGAAGCAAATCGGTACTCTAGGTAGCGATCTTGATGCGAAAAAAGTTGAGCTTGATGCGGTAATGGCAAAACTGGAAGAGATCACGCTTTCTGTACCAAACCTGCCAGCTGATGATGTGCCAGACGGTAAAGACGAAGATGACAACGTAGAGATTTCTCGTTGGGGTGAGCCAAAAACTTACGACTTCGAACTAAAAGATCACGTTGATCTTGGTGAAATGGGTGGCGGTCTTGATTTTGCAAGCGCAACTAAGATCACGGGTGCGCGTTTCATCGTGATGAAAGGTCAATTCGCTCGTCTACACCGTGCGATTGCTCAGTTCATGCTAGACCTTCACACAGAAGAACACGGCTACTCTGAAATGTACGTACCGTACCTAGTGAACTCAGATAGCCTATTTGGTACCGGTCAGCTACCAAAATTTGGTAAAGACCTATTCCACACTGAGCCTCTAGAAGAGAAAGTGAATGACGAAGAGCCACGTAAACTGTCTCTGATCCCAACGGCAGAAGTACCAGTAACTAACATGGTTCGTGACACGATTTCTGACGAAGCAGATCTACCGCTTAAGATGACAGCGCATACGCCATGTTTCCGTTCTGAAGCGGGTTCTTACGGTCGCGATACTCGTGGTCTAATCCGTATGCACCAGTTCGATAAAGTTGAGTTAGTTCAGATCACTCGTCCTGAAGATTCAATGGATGCGCTAGAAGAGCTAACTGGCCACGCTGAGAAAGTTCTACAACTACTAGAGCTACCTTACCGTAAAGTTGTTCTATGTACTGGTGACATGGGCTTCGGTGCTCGTAAGACTTACGACCTAGAAGTATGGGTTCCAGCACAAGAGACTTACCGTGAAATCTCATCTTGTTCAAACATGTGGGACTTCCAAGCGCGTCGTATGCAAGCGCGTTTCCGTCGTAAAGGCGAGAAGAAACCTGAGCTTGTACACACGTTAAACGGTTCTGGTCTAGCGGTTGGCCGTACTATGGTTGCAATTCTAGAGAACAACCAAGAAGCTGATGGTCGTATCGCAATCCCAGCAGTACTTCAGAAGTACATGGCTGGCGCAACGCACATCGGTTAA
- a CDS encoding replication-associated recombination protein A, translating to MSNYAFDFSGDEDFRPLAARMRPEKLEQYIGQQHILGPGKPLRRALEAGHVHSMILWGPPGTGKTTLAEVAANYANAEVERVSAVTSGVKEIRAAIEKARENKMAGRRTILFVDEVHRFNKSQQDAFLPHIEDGTVTFIGATTENPSFELNNALLSRARVYKLTSLAKDDIQQTLKQAIENEERGLGNVAVNFVDNVLDRLAELVSGDARMSLNYLELLYDMAEEDEQGIKQITLPLLAEVAGEKVSRFDNKGDIWYDLISAVHKSIRGSNPDAALYWAARMISAGCDPLYIARRLLAIASEDVGNADPRAMQVALSAWDCFTRVGPAEGERAIAQAIVYLACAPKSNAVYTAWKQALVDAHNQPEYEVPPHLRNAPTNLMKDLGYGAEYRYAHDEPGAYAAGEQYLPPEMVGTQYYHPTNRGLESKIAEKLDYLANLDAKSPQKRYE from the coding sequence GTGAGCAACTACGCGTTTGATTTTTCAGGGGACGAAGATTTTCGTCCCCTTGCTGCTAGAATGCGCCCAGAAAAACTGGAGCAGTATATTGGGCAGCAACATATTTTGGGCCCTGGTAAGCCATTGCGCCGTGCGTTAGAGGCAGGCCACGTGCATTCGATGATTCTCTGGGGACCTCCGGGGACAGGGAAAACCACGCTCGCTGAAGTGGCAGCAAATTACGCCAATGCAGAAGTAGAGCGAGTGTCGGCGGTGACTTCTGGTGTGAAAGAAATCCGCGCGGCTATCGAAAAAGCGCGGGAAAATAAAATGGCAGGTCGCCGGACCATCTTGTTTGTCGATGAGGTGCATCGCTTTAATAAATCCCAACAGGATGCTTTTTTACCCCATATTGAAGACGGGACAGTGACGTTTATTGGGGCGACAACAGAAAACCCATCGTTTGAGCTGAACAACGCTTTGCTGTCACGAGCGCGTGTTTACAAACTTACGTCTCTAGCGAAAGACGATATCCAACAAACCTTGAAACAAGCAATAGAAAATGAAGAGCGGGGACTGGGAAATGTTGCCGTGAATTTTGTTGATAATGTATTGGATCGTCTAGCGGAGTTGGTCAGTGGTGATGCACGAATGTCGCTTAACTATCTTGAACTGCTCTACGATATGGCAGAAGAAGATGAGCAGGGCATTAAGCAAATTACCTTACCTCTGCTCGCTGAAGTTGCAGGGGAGAAGGTTTCTCGCTTCGATAACAAAGGGGACATTTGGTACGACTTGATCTCTGCAGTTCACAAGTCTATTCGAGGGTCAAACCCTGATGCAGCCCTGTATTGGGCAGCGCGAATGATCAGTGCGGGCTGCGATCCACTGTATATCGCGCGTCGATTGCTTGCGATTGCTTCTGAGGATGTGGGCAATGCGGATCCTCGCGCCATGCAAGTTGCATTGTCTGCGTGGGACTGTTTTACCCGTGTTGGCCCAGCAGAAGGCGAGCGAGCGATTGCGCAGGCCATCGTCTATTTAGCGTGTGCTCCGAAGAGCAACGCGGTATATACCGCTTGGAAACAAGCGCTTGTAGATGCACATAACCAACCAGAGTATGAAGTCCCGCCTCATTTGCGTAATGCGCCAACGAACTTGATGAAAGATCTCGGTTATGGTGCGGAGTATCGATACGCTCATGATGAGCCTGGTGCCTATGCGGCAGGTGAGCAATATTTACCGCCAGAAATGGTAGGGACACAATACTACCATCCTACAAATCGTGGACTTGAGAGTAAAATTGCTGAGAAGTTAGATTACTTGGCTAATTTAGACGCAAAAAGCCCACAAAAGCGCTATGAATAA
- the lolA gene encoding outer membrane lipoprotein chaperone LolA — MKKLFALLFVSLSVAAAPKDELSERLQLTEGFSADFTQQVVSPEGDVVMEGEGKVEIARPSLFRWTTTMPDENVLVSDGKTLWYYSPFIEQVSIYWQEQATEQTPFVLLTRNRASDWSNYNVEQKGDVFTLTPTAKGSNQGQFNLEIDNKGAVKGFTVLEQDGQKSAFHFENMKLTKPKADRFTFVIPQGVEVDDQRN, encoded by the coding sequence ATGAAAAAACTCTTCGCTTTGTTGTTTGTTAGTTTATCTGTGGCCGCAGCGCCAAAAGATGAGTTAAGTGAACGTTTACAACTGACAGAAGGTTTTAGTGCCGACTTTACACAACAAGTTGTCAGCCCTGAAGGTGATGTTGTCATGGAAGGGGAAGGGAAAGTAGAGATTGCTCGCCCAAGCTTATTCCGTTGGACAACCACAATGCCTGATGAAAACGTATTGGTCTCAGATGGTAAAACACTGTGGTATTACAGCCCGTTTATTGAGCAAGTCAGCATTTACTGGCAAGAGCAAGCCACTGAACAGACACCATTTGTTCTTCTCACACGTAACCGTGCAAGCGACTGGAGCAATTACAACGTTGAGCAAAAAGGGGATGTGTTTACGTTAACACCAACAGCAAAAGGCTCGAATCAAGGGCAGTTTAATCTCGAAATTGACAACAAAGGTGCGGTAAAAGGTTTCACCGTTTTGGAACAAGATGGGCAGAAAAGTGCGTTCCATTTTGAGAACATGAAGCTAACAAAACCAAAAGCAGACCGATTTACTTTTGTTATCCCTCAGGGGGTAGAAGTTGATGACCAAAGGAACTAA
- a CDS encoding YecA family protein translates to MSYQIICLPEGQHQESPLFIEGVILAANLATKPLDPESWLKEIFGDDAESMKELVVEQINLQYNQLKRNEYSVLNLVEGKQQTESLADLAEGFMSLWPQIEAQWFEIQVGDGTLRMLQALLTTMMLAIDEPQTQLQMKEAGVEQPPCLAGMVEQIDLMINEVAHAADAAQMGLQSQSVNPYKDVGRNDACPCGSGNKFKQCCGK, encoded by the coding sequence ATGAGTTATCAGATTATCTGCTTACCAGAAGGCCAACATCAGGAGTCTCCTCTATTTATCGAAGGAGTTATCTTAGCGGCAAACTTAGCAACAAAACCTCTTGATCCTGAAAGTTGGCTAAAAGAGATATTTGGTGATGATGCTGAATCTATGAAAGAACTTGTGGTCGAACAGATTAACCTTCAATACAACCAGCTTAAACGAAACGAATACTCAGTTTTGAACTTGGTTGAAGGGAAGCAGCAAACTGAATCACTTGCTGATTTAGCTGAAGGTTTCATGTCTTTGTGGCCTCAAATCGAAGCGCAATGGTTTGAAATACAAGTTGGAGATGGCACCTTGCGGATGTTACAGGCGCTATTAACCACCATGATGCTCGCAATCGATGAACCTCAAACACAGTTACAGATGAAAGAAGCAGGCGTAGAACAGCCCCCTTGCCTTGCAGGTATGGTTGAACAGATTGATCTCATGATTAATGAAGTGGCTCATGCAGCAGACGCTGCGCAAATGGGGTTGCAATCTCAAAGTGTCAACCCATATAAAGATGTGGGGCGCAATGATGCTTGTCCTTGTGGTAGCGGCAATAAGTTTAAACAGTGCTGTGGCAAATAA
- a CDS encoding type II secretion system protein produces the protein MNKRSGFTLIELVVVIVILAILAAFIMPKLVNFQRDAHANRANTAFLNFTSATVLFHTKWLVEGEPAVTQSVDYGQEDIYPSAQGFPISVNQLPLNDGQAIRGSDCVALWQALLSTDITIRSQTTTGTVLPSTTDIVSWYTSQNECYYYYTTGYSADENLPILYYSPLTGETRITSSRASSTPQMPLTFPE, from the coding sequence ATGAATAAGAGATCAGGTTTTACTCTAATAGAATTAGTTGTTGTGATTGTCATTTTAGCGATCTTAGCCGCCTTCATCATGCCTAAGCTCGTAAATTTTCAAAGAGATGCACATGCCAACCGAGCAAATACTGCATTTTTAAACTTTACTTCAGCAACCGTTCTATTTCATACAAAATGGTTAGTTGAAGGTGAGCCCGCAGTTACTCAGAGTGTCGATTATGGGCAAGAAGATATTTATCCTTCCGCACAAGGTTTTCCCATTTCTGTGAATCAGCTTCCTCTTAACGATGGACAGGCCATTCGTGGCTCTGACTGCGTTGCATTGTGGCAAGCATTACTCAGCACTGACATCACTATTCGTTCTCAAACCACAACAGGTACGGTACTACCTTCCACTACTGACATTGTCAGTTGGTACACGAGCCAGAATGAGTGCTACTACTATTACACCACTGGCTATTCAGCCGATGAAAATCTTCCTATTCTTTACTACTCCCCACTCACTGGTGAAACACGTATCACCAGCTCACGAGCATCCTCTACACCACAAATGCCATTGACCTTCCCTGAGTAA
- the dusC gene encoding tRNA dihydrouridine(16) synthase DusC, which translates to MRVVLGPMEGVLDHLMREILTNINDYDLCVTEFVRVVDQVLPEHVFKRLCPELDQGSQTKSGVPVHIQLLGQDPKWMAENAVVAENLGAKGIDLNFGCPAKLVNKSKGGAALLQHPELIYRVVKACREAVSKDIPVTAKIRLGWENPEDCFEIVDAIQSAGANELTVHARTKQGGYKASEIKWEYINQIRERFSIPLIANGEIWNYQDGQACREVTGVDSLMVCRGAFNVPNLGNVVKHNHAPMPWYEVVELLLEYSRYEMKGDKGLYYPNRVKQWFSYLRQQYPEAAELFREIRTFNKAEPIVNHIQRYQAQLLQTTN; encoded by the coding sequence ATGCGAGTTGTTTTGGGCCCGATGGAGGGCGTGCTTGATCATTTAATGCGTGAGATCCTCACCAATATTAACGACTACGATCTCTGCGTGACGGAGTTCGTACGCGTAGTTGACCAAGTATTACCAGAGCACGTGTTCAAACGTCTTTGTCCCGAATTAGATCAAGGCTCACAGACGAAGTCCGGCGTACCTGTTCATATTCAATTGCTTGGCCAAGATCCGAAGTGGATGGCAGAAAATGCTGTTGTAGCGGAAAACCTTGGTGCCAAAGGTATTGACCTCAACTTTGGTTGCCCGGCTAAACTGGTCAATAAAAGCAAAGGTGGCGCTGCATTATTACAACATCCAGAGTTGATCTACCGAGTGGTAAAAGCGTGCCGAGAAGCCGTGTCAAAAGATATTCCAGTAACGGCTAAAATTCGCCTTGGTTGGGAAAACCCTGAAGACTGTTTTGAGATTGTCGATGCTATTCAAAGCGCAGGTGCAAATGAACTCACGGTTCATGCACGCACGAAGCAAGGCGGCTACAAAGCAAGTGAAATAAAGTGGGAATACATCAACCAAATTCGCGAGCGCTTCTCTATTCCGCTGATCGCAAATGGTGAGATTTGGAACTATCAAGATGGCCAAGCATGTCGTGAGGTCACTGGTGTCGACTCGCTCATGGTATGTCGCGGCGCCTTTAATGTGCCGAACTTAGGTAATGTGGTAAAACACAACCACGCACCAATGCCTTGGTACGAGGTTGTTGAGCTATTACTTGAGTATTCTCGTTATGAGATGAAGGGTGATAAAGGACTTTACTATCCAAACCGAGTCAAACAATGGTTCTCGTACCTTCGTCAGCAATACCCTGAAGCTGCCGAGTTATTTAGAGAGATCCGTACCTTTAACAAGGCAGAGCCGATTGTAAACCATATACAACGCTATCAAGCGCAACTGCTTCAAACTACAAATTAG
- a CDS encoding GGDEF domain-containing protein → MSEKRHFSLKFVFLVPALLSLIVLALTVKNYYDAVNRDIDDEYARIARSLERSTKILTALDYSFSNYHKAGSDMMLEHNSRVNNDLCQMWPIDALLLSDGAHLDLPQVDLSYMVVGNANLCTPASALYQRVTQQISLAPILSFLHDVDSFIYGIHYVDTEGYIISSPDTLARNISLELLNTIKARPYWQQTAQHRDKITMTGPGRALIVDKMIVSLSMSVYRDSLLQGMISLDLVLPKLIGNEGKLANEIRLIDLNTESIPKNSVRFEPITIDGVMSSHALLYQLDWENEIGNFFVFERYSLVVAGFIYVLSVIVLAYVNGHAERVYLKDLAAKDPMTGLLNRRGMEEFLSNTIHKDNVMLAVFDIDNFKSINDTYGHDVGDNVICYMADQIECNIRDCDAAARFGGEEFVIYLTCSNVQKMHRIIERIKNEICQHSYKVVEGGFTVSGGVDVVKNGNCDFEGMFKAADNKLYQAKETGKDKLVF, encoded by the coding sequence ATGAGTGAAAAGAGACACTTTAGTCTTAAATTCGTATTTCTTGTCCCAGCCTTGTTATCTCTTATCGTTTTGGCGTTGACAGTAAAAAACTACTACGATGCTGTAAATCGCGATATTGATGATGAGTACGCACGAATTGCTCGATCGCTAGAACGTTCGACCAAAATTCTGACTGCTTTAGATTACAGTTTCAGTAATTATCACAAAGCAGGCTCGGATATGATGCTAGAGCACAATAGCCGAGTGAATAATGATTTATGTCAGATGTGGCCAATTGATGCGCTTCTTTTAAGTGACGGTGCACATCTTGATCTGCCACAAGTCGATCTAAGTTATATGGTGGTTGGCAATGCAAACTTATGTACGCCAGCTAGTGCGCTATATCAGCGTGTAACACAGCAAATTTCTTTAGCTCCAATACTCTCTTTTTTGCACGATGTAGATAGTTTTATTTACGGTATTCACTACGTGGATACTGAGGGATATATTATCTCTTCTCCAGATACACTGGCCCGCAACATATCGTTAGAACTACTCAATACAATTAAAGCACGGCCATACTGGCAACAGACGGCTCAACATCGGGATAAAATCACGATGACAGGCCCTGGAAGAGCGCTCATTGTTGATAAGATGATTGTGAGCCTTTCAATGTCTGTATATCGTGACTCTCTGCTGCAAGGTATGATTTCCCTCGATTTAGTGTTGCCAAAACTGATTGGCAATGAAGGCAAACTTGCAAATGAGATCCGCCTGATTGATTTGAACACCGAGTCTATTCCTAAAAATAGTGTTCGATTTGAGCCTATCACCATCGATGGTGTGATGTCGTCTCATGCGCTTTTGTACCAATTAGACTGGGAAAATGAGATCGGAAACTTTTTCGTTTTTGAAAGATACAGTTTAGTGGTTGCTGGGTTTATTTATGTGCTTTCAGTGATTGTGTTGGCCTATGTCAATGGCCATGCAGAGCGTGTTTATTTGAAAGACTTGGCTGCCAAGGATCCGATGACGGGGCTTCTCAACCGTCGAGGTATGGAAGAGTTTTTAAGTAATACGATCCATAAAGACAATGTCATGCTTGCTGTTTTTGATATCGATAACTTTAAGTCGATTAACGATACCTATGGCCACGATGTCGGTGATAACGTGATTTGTTACATGGCGGATCAAATCGAATGCAATATTCGCGACTGTGACGCAGCGGCGCGCTTTGGTGGTGAAGAATTTGTGATTTACCTGACATGTAGCAACGTCCAAAAAATGCACCGAATCATCGAACGCATCAAGAATGAAATATGCCAACACTCATATAAAGTTGTGGAAGGTGGGTTTACGGTTTCTGGTGGCGTCGACGTTGTTAAAAACGGTAACTGCGACTTCGAAGGCATGTTCAAAGCCGCAGACAATAAACTCTATCAGGCAAAAGAGACAGGTAAGGACAAGTTAGTCTTTTAA
- the rlmA gene encoding 23S rRNA (guanine(745)-N(1))-methyltransferase → MSYQCPLCHQALCQTDKTFQCDNNHHFDLAKEGYVNLMPAHHKRSKDPGDNKEMMQARRRFLERNHYHPMRERVAQICAQYLEGTSHTLLDIGCGEGYYTDEVARVLTTKSEQSMTYGLDISKVAIRYAAKRYPSCHFSVASSHRLPFEDQSLDAILRIYAPCKAEELHRCVRNNGVVITVSPAGRHLYQLREHIYQDVRLHDEQPESIDGFVLEHEEKLSYTMQLKDGDAFDLLQMTPFAWKATDELREQLKQPDLFECETDFMLRVYRKQ, encoded by the coding sequence ATGAGTTACCAGTGCCCACTTTGCCACCAAGCGCTTTGTCAGACTGACAAAACGTTTCAATGTGACAATAACCATCATTTTGATTTGGCAAAAGAAGGTTACGTCAACCTGATGCCAGCACATCACAAACGTTCAAAAGATCCGGGTGACAATAAAGAAATGATGCAAGCAAGACGTCGATTCCTTGAGCGTAACCACTACCACCCTATGCGAGAGCGCGTAGCGCAAATATGCGCTCAATATCTCGAAGGCACATCACACACACTGTTAGACATTGGTTGTGGTGAAGGTTATTACACCGACGAAGTCGCTCGCGTATTAACCACAAAAAGCGAACAGTCGATGACCTATGGTCTCGATATTTCCAAAGTTGCCATTCGTTATGCGGCAAAACGTTACCCTTCTTGCCACTTTAGCGTCGCATCAAGCCATCGATTACCGTTTGAAGATCAATCGCTTGATGCCATCTTACGCATCTATGCCCCATGTAAGGCAGAAGAGCTTCACCGTTGCGTTAGAAACAATGGTGTGGTGATCACCGTTTCGCCTGCTGGCCGTCACCTGTATCAGTTACGTGAGCACATTTATCAAGACGTGCGTCTACACGATGAACAGCCTGAATCCATTGATGGTTTTGTTTTAGAACATGAAGAGAAACTGAGCTATACCATGCAACTTAAAGATGGGGATGCGTTCGATTTATTACAAATGACCCCATTCGCCTGGAAAGCCACCGATGAGTTACGCGAACAGTTAAAACAACCTGACTTGTTTGAGTGCGAAACAGACTTTATGCTGAGAGTCTACCGCAAGCAATAA
- a CDS encoding MOSC domain-containing protein, producing METAIAKRPVEQALYLSTTGLEGDQCADHKHHGGPERALHQYPVEHYAYWQQKYRSEHIWQAPGMGENISTKGMTEETVCLGDRYQWGEAVIEVSQPRSPCYKLSKRWGVEQFSVDMQDISRCGWLFRVIQPGLVSVNDPLILVERVENAMTIREVCDYFFTTPLERSGLLKLQHQERLSNSWMEKVKRRLETGDVENWNFRLLGHA from the coding sequence ATGGAAACTGCGATAGCAAAACGTCCGGTTGAACAAGCACTATACCTTTCGACGACTGGCTTAGAAGGTGATCAATGTGCCGATCACAAACACCATGGTGGTCCCGAACGAGCACTCCATCAGTATCCCGTTGAACACTACGCTTATTGGCAACAAAAGTACCGTTCTGAGCATATCTGGCAAGCACCAGGCATGGGAGAAAACATCAGTACTAAGGGGATGACTGAAGAGACAGTTTGTCTAGGCGATCGTTACCAATGGGGTGAAGCGGTCATTGAAGTCAGCCAACCTCGTTCTCCCTGCTATAAACTAAGTAAGCGCTGGGGAGTTGAACAGTTTTCTGTGGATATGCAAGACATTAGCCGCTGTGGCTGGCTCTTTCGTGTTATTCAACCCGGATTAGTTAGTGTGAACGACCCATTAATACTGGTTGAGCGTGTCGAGAATGCGATGACGATCCGTGAAGTTTGTGATTACTTTTTCACGACACCACTTGAACGCTCAGGCTTGCTCAAGTTACAGCATCAAGAACGCCTTTCAAATAGCTGGATGGAGAAAGTCAAACGACGGTTAGAGACTGGTGACGTCGAAAATTGGAACTTTCGCCTATTAGGTCATGCCTAA
- a CDS encoding ChaN family lipoprotein — MRPILFPFALSALLSACVTTTASSVSTFYDYHFTSPQGHPISLAKLPSELLTADIILVGEWHTHSAIHRFQTDILRQLNDQGIPVTLSMEQFSRDAQSIVDQYLAGDIGEQPLITEGNAWPNYESDYRPLMEYAKQNNLDVIAANAPKHLVRCIGRLGTPYVETLSQPQRQLIAQNIDTQDSAYKRQFMSSMHHGISDQTERMFAAQMSWDETMAESMIQYLAAHPNKTILHIAGKFHVQQGLGLKTSLLKRNPDLNIAVITPIGTQNAEANITDNTAKDYLLWVLDPPARFIKDENRIKAFQKLSHRNDDLSCK; from the coding sequence ATGCGTCCTATACTATTTCCCTTCGCTTTAAGCGCTTTATTGTCGGCTTGTGTTACCACAACCGCATCATCCGTTAGCACGTTTTACGACTATCATTTCACATCTCCTCAAGGTCACCCCATTAGTTTGGCGAAATTACCTTCTGAGCTTCTCACTGCCGATATTATTTTGGTTGGCGAGTGGCATACTCACTCGGCTATACATCGTTTTCAAACTGACATACTGCGTCAATTGAATGATCAAGGCATTCCTGTCACCTTATCCATGGAACAGTTTTCTCGTGATGCTCAATCCATTGTTGATCAATACTTAGCGGGCGACATTGGAGAGCAACCCTTAATCACAGAAGGCAACGCTTGGCCAAATTATGAAAGTGATTATCGCCCGTTGATGGAGTATGCAAAACAAAACAATCTCGACGTGATTGCAGCCAATGCACCTAAACATCTTGTTCGCTGTATCGGTCGCTTAGGGACACCTTACGTAGAGACTCTTTCACAACCACAACGTCAGCTCATTGCTCAAAACATTGATACACAAGATTCTGCCTACAAACGACAATTTATGTCTTCTATGCATCATGGCATCAGTGACCAAACCGAACGAATGTTCGCAGCCCAAATGAGCTGGGATGAAACCATGGCCGAAAGCATGATTCAGTATTTAGCGGCGCACCCAAACAAGACCATTTTGCATATTGCCGGTAAATTTCATGTTCAACAGGGATTAGGACTCAAAACTTCGTTGCTGAAGCGCAACCCAGATTTGAATATTGCTGTGATTACACCTATTGGCACACAAAATGCTGAGGCAAACATAACCGATAACACTGCTAAAGATTATTTGTTGTGGGTACTCGACCCTCCGGCTCGCTTCATAAAGGACGAGAATCGGATAAAAGCTTTTCAAAAATTAAGTCATAGAAATGATGACCTTAGCTGCAAATAG